From one Salvelinus alpinus chromosome 14, SLU_Salpinus.1, whole genome shotgun sequence genomic stretch:
- the LOC139538898 gene encoding myosin light chain 1, skeletal muscle isoform-like, with amino-acid sequence MAPKKDAKAAPAKKAEPAKAAAPAPAPEPEVVAAPPPLDLSTVKVEFTPDQQEDYKEAFGLFDRVGDAKVAYNQVADIMRALGQNPTNKEVRKVLGNPSDEDMAGKRLEFEAFLPMLQHIVNDPNKGTFDDYVEGLRVFDKEGNGTVMGAELRIVLGTLGEKMTEAEIDALMQGQEDENGSINFEAFVKHIMSI; translated from the exons ATGGCACCCAAGAAGGACGCTAAGGCGGCACCCGCCAAGAAAGCCGAGCCTGCAAAGGCAGCTGCACCCGCACCCGCACCCGAGCCTGAGGTGGTGGCCGCCCCCCCTCCACTCGACTTGTCCACAGTCAAG GTGGAGTTCACTCCCGACCAGCAGGAGG ACTACAAGGAGGCTTTCGGTCTCTTCGACAGGGTGGGTGACGCAAAGGTGGCTTACAACCAGGTCGCTGATATTATGCGCGCCCTGGGACAGAACCCCACCAACAAGGAGGTGCGCAAAGTCCTGGGCAACCCTTCCGATGAGG ACATGGCCGGCAAGAGATTAGAGTTTGAGGCCTTCCTTCCCATGCTCCAGCACATCGTAAATGACCCAAACAAGGGAACTTTTGATGACTACGTTGAAGGTCTGCGCGTCTTTGACAAGGAGGGCAATGGCACCGTGATGGGGGCTGAGCTGCGTATTGTCCTTGGAACACTGG gtGAGAAGATGACCGAGGCTGAGATTGATGCCCTCATGCAAGGACAGGAAGACGAGAACGGCAGTATCAACTTTGAAG